TGCGATTTGGAGTTTCAGCTGTATTTGCCGGAGCCGACGAATTAGGAGCAGCGGCAGTGTTGGCAGAATCTGGGGTTTGAGCAGGGCGATTAGCCGCAGGGGGAACGTTTCTAGCTCTAGCGGGAGCCACAAGGGGCTGCATCAAAGTTGTTAGCGCCATCGGCATGAGAAAGGTGTTTCTGCGGGGTCGCTGGGTGGCACGGGAGGATTGGTTTGCTGCTGTTGATTTGGCAGCTTGATTATTGGTAGCTGCTTGATCGGTCGCAGATTGCTCTGAAGCGGTTGAATTATTGACTGCGGGAGTCGCGGCACCTGAAGCATTCAGGTTGGGCGGAGCTTCCAGGTTGAGGTTTTGAGATAGGGAGACTAGGGCTTCGGTTCTTGAAATGTCTCGATCAGGTGCAAACAAGCCACCAGGGTAGCCAGACATAAAGCCGGATTCGTGAGCTTCTTCAATGGCATCTTTAGCCCAATGATCGTCTGGAACATCGTTATAAACGCTGCCATCGGCGATCGGGTCTTCTTGGACTTGATTAAAGCTTTGGCTGAGGATGGCAGCAAACTCGTCACGCCGCACTGGCTGATCGGGTCTAAACGTTCCATCTGGATAGCCTTTAAGCAGATTTTGAGCGGTCAGACTTTGGATAAAAGGCTGTGCCCAATGCCCTTCAATATCTGGTAAAGAGCCTGCTTGTCCGCTAGTCTGCTCGGGAGATGCGATCGCTGACGTGGGTTGCAGCATCAGTAAAGGGACAAACGTGCCGATTGAGAGTCCTAGAACTGCAACTGTTGCACCTGCAACAGACCAATGAGAGCGATTCAGCATTTGTCTTTCCCCTGGGAGGTGGCGGATTTCTTGGTATTCAGGCTATGCAATCTTTAAGCTGATCTTGTCTATCTTTCGGACGACACACCAGGCATAAGTTGAGTGGGCTAGTAGTGCGAACCCTGAACGCTCAACCACGGGCAGTGAGCGACTACCGAGGGGCAAAGCATCAGCGCGGGCAAGGCTCTGATCTTCCCAGCTCCCAAAAGCGGAATGATTTGTGACCATAACTCTTGCCAGTGGCTCTGGAAAGATTTGCTGACTATTGTGGGTTTACCCATAAACGTACCAAGGATAGAAGCATAAAGGTACCACCCAGGGGTCTCGAGCATCGCAACCACGTCAAGATCTGACGCATCATAGAAGCATAAGTTTACCAAGAGTGGAATCTGGAAGCATAAGCTTACTGAGAGTTTAAGGGCTACTACCTCTATATCCCGCACTCAATTCTGGCCTGGACATTGAGCTATCTATTGTCCAAGCCATTTCTATGGCTTTTATAGTGGCTCTCCTTGGAGGAAGGTAGCTAGGGATACCTGTAGCGAAAATACTGTATGGACGTAACGGCCAGGCAAGTTTCGCAAGATATTCCGACAATAGCTAAAGCAAAGTTCGGACTGAACTCTCTCTGCTCTGCATTTTGCAATTGAGTACGCAGAGTGCAGAATTTAATACCCTTGTCAAGTTATAGAATAATGTAACTGGCACAATGGCACTCTTTTTTAGAGTTTTTTCGATCTAAAACAGACTTTCCCTAATTTCATGCAATACAAATAAAACCTAGAACTCTCACAGAAAGGTATCCTCAGCCCACTTTGCCCAGACTTCGGTCCGGAAATTCAGTAAATTAAAAGATAGGATTAACCCATTAAGAATGGCTCTTTTTCTTATTTTTTTGGAGGCAAAGTTACATTATCGTGTAAGTTTTGCTCCGCTTCATTTGTGCCACTTTATATAACTCCAAAAAAGATTGACAAGCGAATTTCAATCAGCTAATCTCCCTTAATACTGAGCGGAGAGATTATGTTGACTCAGCTGGAATTTGATTCTTGGTGCAGTCGTCTCAATCTCTCGGTTGAGGCAAAAGAAGCAATAAACAAAATCAGAGCATCCCAACCAGCTCGAAAGGTTGGAGGTAGTTACAAAAATGTGTGCGGGCAATTTCCAAGTCGAAAGATGGGTGTTTCCATCCAGTTCGAGTCTCACAAAAATGAATTGCCAGTAATTTATAAATTAGAAAATGACGACAGCGTTCTAGAGTATTACGATCAGCCAAATCAGATCATTTTCCCTTCCGAGACCAAGCAAGGCGCGGCAAGAGGTTATCTCAGAACTCCAGATTTTTTTGTGATTTGCAGTGATTCTGCAGGTTGGATTGAATGCAAGACCGAGAAAGATTTAGAGAAACTTCAAGCGAAAAACCCAAGGCGGTATTGCTTTGGGGATGACCAGAAGTGGCATTTCCCGCCAGGCGAAGCATACGCGACGGAAATGGGTCTCTATTTTCATGTTTGGTCAGACTCAGAGATCAATTGGGTTCTTTACAGAAATCTTATTTTTCTTGACGACTATTCTTCCAAGTATGAGATCAATAGAAGAGAAGAAAAAGAGCTTCTAATATCATTAATTTCCGAGAATCCTGGCATGAGCTTGACTGATCTATTCAGGCATAAAAAGAATTTTCTTAAAGATTTAATTTATTCTTTAATCGCTCAAAGAGAAATATATATTGATCTTAATATTGCACCATTAGTAGAACCTGAAAAATGCCTTCTTTTTGCCAACAAGGAAATATCAATAGCTTATAGAATAAGCATTGATTCAATGAACAGCTTGCAAGCAAACCAAATTTCTCAGGTAAAGCTTCAGGCAGGAGAAAAATTAATCTATGAGAATAAAGAGCTAACCATTTGTTTCGTTGGTTCTGAGAGTGTAGTTCTTCAGGATGAAAATCAAAAATTCCTAGAACACAAAATCTCAGAAATAGAGTTATTGATTACTCAAGGAAAGATCAAGGTATTAAATTATCAATTGGAAATACCAAGCAAGGATGAAATTCTTGAGTGCTTGATTGAAGCAAGTAAGGATGACTTATCAATAGCTAATATGCGCTTCAATTGCATTCAAGGAAATATCGAAGAGGGGTACTCGTTAGAGACAATAAGAAAGTGGAAGAGGAACTTTAAACTAGCCAAAAAAGAGTGTGGTGTAGGGTTCATCGGCCTTCTTCCTAAAAACCATAAAAAAGGAAATAGAACAAGAAAAATATCTGAAGAAAAAATAGTTTTAATGACTCAATTCATTGATCAGAAGTATGAGACATTTAAACAACAAACAATTAAATCTGTCTACGGTTCTTTTCTTCATATTTGGAAGGAGAAAGGAATGTCTATTGATGATGCTCCAAGCTATAAGACATTTGCCGAGGAAGTTAAGAAAAGACCTAAGTATGAACAAGAAATGAAAAGAAGAGGATATAAAGCCGCATATAAACATCAAGAGTTTCAATACGAACTAAATTTTAGCATACCCAGCCATGGAGATAGACCTCTTGAAATCGGTCACATAGACCACACAGAATTAGATCTAGAACTTAGATGCTCTACCACAGGGAAGAAACTAGGTAGATCATGGCTCACAATTTTGATTGACGCTAATACAAGAAGAATTCTAGCTCTTTACATAACTTTCGATCCACCATCATACCGCTCCTGCATGATGGTAATTAGAATTTGTATTCAAAGACACGGACGTTTACCTCAAATAATCGTCACTGATAATGGAGCTGAGTTTCATAGTATTTATTATGAAACTCTCCTTATTTATCTGGGTTCTACAATAAAGTACAGGCCACCGTCAAAATCACGATTTGGCGCAGTATGCGAACGTTTATTTGGCACTTGCTCTAGACAACTAATCTATAACTTGTCTGGAAATACTCAGATCACAAAAGATGTTAGAGTAACTACAAAATTTAATAATCCAAAAGAATTGTCGACATGGAATTTAGGCGATTTGTATACCTACTTAAGCATCTGGTCGTACGAAATTTGCGAGCATAATACTCATAGTTCTCTCGGAATTACTCCTCAAGAAGCATGGCAAAACGGCATAGAAAAATTTGGCTCTAGAGATCACAAATTTATTATATATGACCAAAATCTAAAAATTCTCACTATGCCTGGGCCAAGAAAAGGCACTGCAAAAGCCCGAGCAGGTAAAGGTATTCGAATTCAAAATCTTTACTATTGGGCTAATGATTTTCGGGATCCTGAACTAGAAGGAGCAGATGTTGACGTTCGGTATGATCCGTTTGATAGAGGCATAGCTTATGCATTTTTGAAAGGCCGATGGGTTGAATGTAAAAGTGCTTATTACAGTATTTTTAAAGGGAGATCAGAGAAAGAAATAGAAATGGTTTCCGCCGAGTATCGCAAGAGAAATGAAAGAAGTAATAAGGAATTGAAGCTTAATGCTTTAGTAATAGGCAATTTTTTGAAAGAGATTGAAGCTGAAGAAAATTTTCAAAAGCAGCGACTCAAAGACTTAGAGGCTCAGCAAATCTTAGAATACTTAGAGAATTCTAATGGCTTACTTGCAATGGAAAAAAGTGATGACGCTTCAGAGGAAGAAATATTAGATGCGTACAACAAGGATGAAAGAAAAGAAGTTCATAACGATGTCACCTCTTTAACATTTCAACCCATGGAGCTTATTTAAGTATGAGCCGACTATTTCCTCAAGACTTGTTGAAAGCCGACAAGGTTGAAAGAAGTCAGTATTTTCAAGGCGTCATAGTGAACCACGGAAAGTTGTCAGAAGTCATCCAGAAGGTTTACGAATTAATAATTAATCCAAGCTCTCAATCTTCAATCATCACTGTAATCGGACCTACCGGAGTCGGAAAGTCTACTTTAATACCAAGAATTGAAAAACTGCTGATTGAAAGATCTCTTGAAGATAAAAATTTTCATCCAGGAAGGATACCTGTTGTTTCACTGGAAGCAGCCTCACCGTCTTCAGGGAACTTTGATTGGAAAGATTATCACTATCGTGCTCTTGTAGCAATGGAAGAGCCACTGATTGACTATAAGATTGACTATTCAACTCA
This sequence is a window from Leptolyngbya subtilissima AS-A7. Protein-coding genes within it:
- a CDS encoding S-layer homology domain-containing protein, with protein sequence MLQPTSAIASPEQTSGQAGSLPDIEGHWAQPFIQSLTAQNLLKGYPDGTFRPDQPVRRDEFAAILSQSFNQVQEDPIADGSVYNDVPDDHWAKDAIEEAHESGFMSGYPGGLFAPDRDISRTEALVSLSQNLNLEAPPNLNASGAATPAVNNSTASEQSATDQAATNNQAAKSTAANQSSRATQRPRRNTFLMPMALTTLMQPLVAPARARNVPPAANRPAQTPDSANTAAAPNSSAPANTAETPNRTDRAAGDNPEFEALPSEVVSNYYTDAQKIPVYAVDPIATATQAGLVVNYPDRQLLNPDRPATRAEIAAFIHQALVHQGRLAPLADNPAANYIVNPSQSGQ
- a CDS encoding Mu transposase C-terminal domain-containing protein — translated: MLTQLEFDSWCSRLNLSVEAKEAINKIRASQPARKVGGSYKNVCGQFPSRKMGVSIQFESHKNELPVIYKLENDDSVLEYYDQPNQIIFPSETKQGAARGYLRTPDFFVICSDSAGWIECKTEKDLEKLQAKNPRRYCFGDDQKWHFPPGEAYATEMGLYFHVWSDSEINWVLYRNLIFLDDYSSKYEINRREEKELLISLISENPGMSLTDLFRHKKNFLKDLIYSLIAQREIYIDLNIAPLVEPEKCLLFANKEISIAYRISIDSMNSLQANQISQVKLQAGEKLIYENKELTICFVGSESVVLQDENQKFLEHKISEIELLITQGKIKVLNYQLEIPSKDEILECLIEASKDDLSIANMRFNCIQGNIEEGYSLETIRKWKRNFKLAKKECGVGFIGLLPKNHKKGNRTRKISEEKIVLMTQFIDQKYETFKQQTIKSVYGSFLHIWKEKGMSIDDAPSYKTFAEEVKKRPKYEQEMKRRGYKAAYKHQEFQYELNFSIPSHGDRPLEIGHIDHTELDLELRCSTTGKKLGRSWLTILIDANTRRILALYITFDPPSYRSCMMVIRICIQRHGRLPQIIVTDNGAEFHSIYYETLLIYLGSTIKYRPPSKSRFGAVCERLFGTCSRQLIYNLSGNTQITKDVRVTTKFNNPKELSTWNLGDLYTYLSIWSYEICEHNTHSSLGITPQEAWQNGIEKFGSRDHKFIIYDQNLKILTMPGPRKGTAKARAGKGIRIQNLYYWANDFRDPELEGADVDVRYDPFDRGIAYAFLKGRWVECKSAYYSIFKGRSEKEIEMVSAEYRKRNERSNKELKLNALVIGNFLKEIEAEENFQKQRLKDLEAQQILEYLENSNGLLAMEKSDDASEEEILDAYNKDERKEVHNDVTSLTFQPMELI